CCAGCACCGATCCGGCCGTGGGAGTGGTCAGCATGGGCAGCGGCGCCACGGTCGGTTGCGTCTTCCACGGTGGCGACTGCTGACTTCACGCATCGGGCACGGGCGGACAGCTGCAGGACCCACGCGCCCACCGGTTCTCTTGATCCGTGCCCTCCGAGGCGCGCGGCCCGCCCGCGCGCCCACCGCTCCGACTTTCGAAATCACTGTCCGGCTGCCGGAGCGCAGTGATAGACAACCGAAGTGGAAAACACTCCGGAGTTCGCCGAGATACTGCGGCTGATCGACGATCGGGCGACCGCCTTCCGGGCCGCGGTCGCCTCCGCACCCGGCCTCGACGTACAGGTGCCGACCTGTCCCGAGTGGACGCTGTTCGATCTGGCGCAGCATCTGGGCCAGGGGCGCCGCTTCTGGGCCGCCACCGTCGCGGCGGGGCCTGCCGACGCTCCCCCGGCCGAGGCCGCTGCCGAGCGGTCAGTGGCGGCGCCAGGGGAACGCGAGGCCCTGCCGCCCACGGCCTTCGACTTCCACGCCGAGGAGGGCCGCTCCTGGCGCCTCACGGCCGACGGCGACGGCGCACGGTGCACCCGTCTGCCCGCCGCTGTCGCTGCCTCTGTCGCTGTCACTGCCGACGAGGGCCTGGACGCGGCCGGCGTCTCCGTCCGGGGCACGGCCAGCGAGTTGGTCCTCTTCATCTACGACCGCATCCCGGCGGAGTCCCTGCGGATCGACGGCGACACAGGGCTGATCGACCTGCTCTGCGACTGGGAGCC
Above is a genomic segment from Streptomyces sp. NBC_00094 containing:
- a CDS encoding maleylpyruvate isomerase N-terminal domain-containing protein produces the protein MENTPEFAEILRLIDDRATAFRAAVASAPGLDVQVPTCPEWTLFDLAQHLGQGRRFWAATVAAGPADAPPAEAAAERSVAAPGEREALPPTAFDFHAEEGRSWRLTADGDGARCTRLPAAVAASVAVTADEGLDAAGVSVRGTASELVLFIYDRIPAESLRIDGDTGLIDLLCDWEPEG